In Pelomonas sp. SE-A7, one genomic interval encodes:
- the leuA gene encoding 2-isopropylmalate synthase, translating into MLKQPNQKYRAFPRVALPARRWPDAQLSRAPIWLSTDLRDGNQALIEPMDLQRKLRMFELLVKVGFKEIEVGFPSASQTEFDFLRMLIDEDRIPEDVTIQVLTQARSHLIERTFEALVGAKRVIVHLYNAVAPVMRQVVLGMDEDGIVDLATEHARLIVECAARQSGTDWRFEYSPEMFSGTELGFSKRVVDAVTAVWQPTPERKCIINLPSTVEHSTPNIFADMIEWMHRHLERRESIVLSVHPHNDRGTGTAAGELALMAGADRIEGCLFGNGERTGNVDLVNIALNLYTQGVDPELDFSDIDEVRRCVEHCTQISVHPRHPYVGDLVYTSFSGSHQDAIKKAFAARKEGEIWNMPYLPVDPKDLGRSYDAVIRVNSQSGKGGISYLLENEYGLELPRRLQIEFSQVVQAVMDDSGKELSAADIWNVFEREYAIADRARVEVVNPSITEQGRDAVHLRAEVVVSGHRVSVEGEGTGPIDAFVAGLVKATSVPVRVLDYHEHSMGSGADARAVAYLELRIGEGEAAQTRFGVGMDGNIVRASLKAIASGLSRAQHVSIVGGRPATVA; encoded by the coding sequence ATGCTGAAGCAACCGAACCAGAAGTACCGAGCCTTCCCCCGGGTCGCCTTGCCCGCCCGGCGCTGGCCCGACGCCCAGCTGAGCCGCGCACCGATCTGGCTGAGCACCGACCTGCGTGATGGCAACCAGGCCCTGATCGAGCCCATGGACCTGCAGCGCAAGCTGCGCATGTTCGAGCTGCTGGTCAAGGTGGGCTTCAAGGAGATCGAGGTCGGTTTCCCCTCGGCCTCGCAGACCGAGTTCGACTTCCTGCGGATGCTGATCGACGAAGACCGCATCCCCGAGGACGTGACCATCCAGGTGCTGACCCAGGCCCGCTCGCATCTGATCGAGCGGACCTTCGAAGCGTTGGTCGGTGCCAAGCGCGTGATCGTGCACCTCTACAACGCGGTGGCACCGGTGATGCGCCAGGTGGTGCTCGGCATGGACGAGGACGGCATCGTTGATCTCGCCACCGAGCATGCCCGCCTGATCGTCGAATGCGCGGCCCGCCAGAGCGGGACGGACTGGCGCTTCGAGTATTCGCCGGAGATGTTCTCTGGCACCGAGCTGGGCTTCAGCAAACGCGTGGTCGATGCGGTGACAGCCGTCTGGCAGCCGACGCCTGAGCGCAAGTGCATCATCAACCTGCCTTCGACGGTCGAGCATTCCACGCCCAATATCTTTGCCGACATGATCGAGTGGATGCACAGGCATCTGGAGCGGCGCGAGTCCATCGTGCTCTCGGTTCATCCGCACAACGACCGCGGCACCGGCACGGCCGCTGGCGAACTGGCCCTGATGGCGGGTGCCGACCGCATCGAAGGTTGCCTGTTCGGCAATGGCGAACGCACCGGCAATGTGGACCTGGTGAACATCGCGCTGAACCTCTACACCCAGGGCGTCGACCCTGAGCTGGATTTCTCGGACATCGACGAGGTGCGTCGCTGCGTCGAGCATTGCACGCAGATTTCGGTCCATCCGCGCCACCCGTATGTGGGTGACCTGGTCTACACCTCGTTCTCCGGCTCGCACCAGGATGCGATCAAGAAGGCCTTCGCGGCGCGCAAGGAAGGTGAGATCTGGAACATGCCTTACCTGCCGGTCGATCCCAAGGACCTGGGGCGCAGCTATGACGCGGTGATCCGGGTCAACAGCCAGTCGGGCAAGGGCGGCATTTCCTACCTGCTGGAGAACGAGTATGGCCTTGAGCTGCCGCGCCGCCTGCAGATCGAGTTCAGCCAGGTGGTGCAGGCCGTGATGGATGACAGCGGCAAGGAGCTGTCGGCGGCCGACATCTGGAATGTTTTCGAGCGCGAATACGCCATCGCCGACCGGGCCCGGGTCGAGGTGGTGAATCCGAGCATTACGGAGCAGGGGCGCGATGCCGTGCACCTTCGAGCTGAGGTCGTGGTGTCGGGCCACCGCGTGAGCGTCGAAGGCGAGGGCACGGGCCCCATCGACGCCTTCGTCGCCGGCCTGGTCAAGGCTACCAGCGTGCCGGTGCGGGTGCTGGACTACCACGAGCACTCGATGGGCAGCGGCGCCGATGCCCGCGCCGTTGCCTACCTGGAGCTGCGCATAGGCGAGGGCGAGGCGGCGCAGACGCGCTTCGGCGTTGGCATGGACGGCAACATCGTTCGCGCCTCGCTGAAGGCCATCGCCTCGGGCCTGAGCCGTGCGCAGCACGTCTCCATCGTCGGCGGCCGCCCTGCGACCGTCGCCTAA
- the pssA gene encoding CDP-diacylglycerol--serine O-phosphatidyltransferase produces MTDPKANARPELDDDDVETPEPVRPRRKGIYILPNLFTLAALFGGFYAVVMAMNGRFEQSAYGIFCAMVLDSLDGRVARMTNTQSTFGEQMDSLSDMVSFGAAPALIMYVWALQGLGKLGWIASFVYCAAAALRLARFNTNIGVVDKRFFQGVPSPAAAALVIGLVWVMDDLGYTAVHTQPHLAWVAFGFTLYAGLTMVTNVPFYSFKDISFKRTVPFIVIVAIALGIAVINIHPPIVLFSVFCLYGLSGYVVYVYKRMKGKPVSVIATSTDEPDERGLH; encoded by the coding sequence ATGACCGATCCCAAAGCCAATGCCCGTCCCGAGCTGGACGACGACGACGTGGAGACGCCCGAGCCGGTGCGACCCCGTCGCAAGGGCATCTATATTCTTCCCAACCTGTTCACGCTGGCCGCCCTGTTCGGTGGCTTCTATGCGGTCGTGATGGCCATGAACGGCCGCTTCGAGCAGTCGGCCTACGGCATCTTCTGCGCCATGGTGCTGGACAGCCTGGACGGCCGCGTGGCCAGGATGACCAATACCCAGAGCACCTTCGGCGAGCAGATGGATTCGCTGTCCGACATGGTGTCCTTCGGTGCGGCTCCTGCGCTCATCATGTATGTCTGGGCGCTGCAGGGTCTGGGCAAGCTGGGTTGGATCGCTTCCTTCGTCTATTGCGCCGCCGCGGCCCTGCGCCTGGCCCGCTTCAACACCAACATCGGTGTCGTGGACAAGCGCTTCTTCCAGGGCGTGCCCAGCCCGGCGGCCGCAGCCCTGGTCATCGGCCTGGTCTGGGTGATGGACGATCTCGGCTACACCGCCGTCCACACGCAGCCCCATCTGGCCTGGGTGGCTTTCGGCTTCACGCTGTATGCCGGCCTGACCATGGTCACCAACGTGCCGTTCTACAGCTTCAAGGACATCAGCTTCAAGCGCACCGTGCCCTTCATCGTGATCGTCGCGATTGCCCTGGGCATCGCCGTGATCAACATCCACCCGCCCATCGTGCTGTTCAGCGTGTTCTGCCTGTACGGCCTGTCGGGCTATGTGGTCTATGTCTACAAGCGCATGAAGGGCAAGCCGGTGAGCGTGATCGCCACCTCGACCGACGAGCCCGACGAACGCGGCCTCCACTGA
- the ilvC gene encoding ketol-acid reductoisomerase — protein sequence MNVYYDKDADLSLIKGKNVTIIGYGSQGHAHAQNLHDSGVKVTVGLRRGGASWAKAENAGLKVAEIAEAVKAADVVMILLPDEQIAGVYKSEVEPNIKQGASLAFAHGFNVHYGQVTPRADLDVWMVAPKAPGHTVRGTYTQGGGVPHLIAVYADKTGKARDLALSYASANGGGKAGIIETNFREETETDLFGEQAVLCGGAVELIKAGFETLTEAGYAPEMAYFECLHELKLIVDLIYEGGIANMNYSISNNAEYGEYVTGPKVVTSATKDAMRQCLKDIQTGEYAKSFILENKAGAPTLLSRRRLTAEHPIEQVGEKLRAMMPWIKKNRLVDQSKN from the coding sequence ATGAACGTTTACTACGACAAGGACGCCGATCTGAGCCTCATCAAGGGCAAGAACGTCACCATCATCGGCTATGGCTCACAAGGCCACGCCCATGCGCAAAACCTGCACGACAGCGGCGTCAAGGTCACCGTCGGTCTGCGCCGTGGCGGCGCTTCCTGGGCCAAGGCCGAGAACGCCGGCCTCAAGGTCGCCGAGATCGCCGAGGCCGTGAAGGCCGCTGACGTGGTCATGATCCTGCTGCCCGACGAGCAGATCGCCGGTGTCTACAAGAGCGAGGTCGAGCCCAATATCAAGCAGGGCGCTTCGCTGGCCTTCGCCCACGGCTTCAACGTCCACTACGGCCAGGTCACGCCCCGTGCCGACCTGGACGTCTGGATGGTCGCCCCCAAGGCCCCTGGCCACACGGTGCGCGGCACCTACACGCAAGGTGGCGGCGTGCCCCACCTGATCGCCGTCTATGCCGACAAGACCGGCAAGGCGCGTGACCTGGCCCTGTCCTACGCTTCCGCCAACGGCGGCGGCAAGGCCGGCATCATCGAAACCAACTTCCGCGAAGAAACCGAAACCGACCTGTTCGGCGAGCAGGCCGTGCTGTGCGGTGGCGCCGTCGAACTGATCAAGGCAGGTTTCGAGACGCTGACCGAGGCCGGCTATGCGCCCGAAATGGCCTACTTCGAGTGCCTGCACGAGCTGAAGCTGATCGTCGACCTGATCTATGAAGGCGGTATCGCCAACATGAACTACTCGATCTCGAACAATGCCGAATACGGCGAGTACGTGACCGGCCCCAAGGTCGTGACCTCGGCCACCAAGGACGCGATGCGCCAGTGCCTGAAGGACATCCAGACCGGCGAGTACGCCAAGAGCTTCATCCTGGAGAACAAGGCCGGTGCCCCGACCCTGCTGTCGCGCCGCCGTCTGACGGCCGAGCACCCGATCGAGCAAGTCGGCGAGAAGCTGCGCGCGATGATGCCCTGGATCAAGAAGAACCGCCTGGTCGACCAGAGCAAGAACTAA
- the ilvN gene encoding acetolactate synthase small subunit: MRHIIALLIENEPGALSRVVALFSARGYNIESLTVAPTEDPSLSRMTIVTTGSDEVIEQITKHLNRLIEVVKVVDLTEGHYTERELMLIKVRAVGKEREEMKRTADIFRGRIIDVTEKTYTIELTGDAGKLDAFIDAIDRTAILETVRTGASGIGRGERILRV; encoded by the coding sequence ATGAGACACATCATTGCTTTGCTCATCGAGAACGAGCCGGGTGCGCTGTCGCGCGTCGTGGCCTTGTTCTCTGCACGGGGCTACAACATCGAAAGCCTGACCGTGGCGCCGACCGAGGACCCCTCACTGTCGCGCATGACCATAGTCACCACAGGCTCCGACGAGGTGATCGAGCAGATCACCAAGCACCTGAACCGCCTGATCGAAGTCGTGAAGGTCGTCGACCTGACCGAAGGCCACTACACCGAGCGCGAGCTCATGCTGATCAAGGTGCGCGCCGTCGGCAAGGAGCGTGAGGAGATGAAGCGCACCGCCGACATCTTCCGCGGCCGCATCATCGACGTGACCGAAAAGACCTACACGATCGAGCTGACCGGAGACGCCGGCAAGCTCGATGCCTTCATAGACGCCATCGACCGCACGGCCATCCTTGAGACCGTGCGCACCGGCGCCAGCGGCATCGGCCGCGGCGAGCGCATCTTGCGCGTCTGA
- a CDS encoding acetolactate synthase 3 catalytic subunit, with protein sequence MDMSAADVKRASAMESRAQPQTNPPSSEPNGSEILVRCLQAEGVKYLWGYPGGAVLYIYDALYKQDSIQHVLVRHEQAAIHAADGYARATGDVGVALVTSGPGVTNAVTGIATAYMDSIPMVIITGQVPTPAIGLDAFQECDTVGITRPIVKHNFLVKDVRDLAVTIKKAFHIARTGRPGPVVVDIPKDVSLNKAHFNYPSHVEMRSYNPVRKGHSGQIRKAVQLLMQAKRPYIYTGGGVVLGEASKELRELVDLLGYPCTNTLMGLGSMPASDPRFLGMLGMHGTYEANMTMQHCDVLLAVGARFDDRVIGNPKHFGSVERKIIHVDIDPSSISKRVRVDIPIVGDVKDVLQELIHQIREAQARPDAAAINAWWSQINEWRRRDCLAYKSSSEVIKPQMVVETLWNLTKDDDTYITSDVGQHQMWAAQFYKFDEPRRWINSGGLGTMGVGLPYAMGIKLAKPQADVFCITGEGSIQMCIQELSTCKQYNTPVKVVSLNNRYLGMVRQWQELDYGKRYSHSYMEALPDFVKLAEAYGHVGLLVEKPGDVEGALREAKRLKDRTVFLDIRTDPTENVWPMVQAGKGISEMLLGSEDL encoded by the coding sequence ATGGACATGTCTGCCGCGGACGTCAAGCGTGCATCGGCTATGGAAAGCCGTGCACAACCGCAAACCAATCCCCCCTCCTCGGAGCCGAACGGCTCTGAAATCCTCGTTCGCTGCCTGCAGGCCGAAGGTGTCAAGTACCTTTGGGGCTATCCCGGCGGCGCCGTGCTGTACATCTACGACGCGCTCTACAAGCAGGATTCCATCCAGCATGTTTTGGTGCGCCATGAGCAGGCGGCTATCCATGCGGCAGACGGCTATGCCCGCGCCACTGGAGACGTAGGCGTCGCCTTGGTGACCTCGGGTCCTGGCGTCACGAATGCCGTAACCGGCATCGCGACCGCCTACATGGACTCGATCCCCATGGTGATCATCACGGGCCAGGTGCCGACGCCCGCCATCGGCCTGGACGCCTTCCAGGAATGCGACACCGTCGGCATCACCCGACCCATCGTCAAGCACAACTTCCTGGTCAAGGATGTGCGTGACCTGGCGGTGACGATCAAGAAGGCCTTCCACATTGCACGGACCGGCCGTCCCGGCCCGGTGGTGGTGGACATCCCCAAGGATGTGTCGCTGAACAAGGCGCACTTCAATTACCCCAGCCATGTGGAGATGCGCTCCTACAACCCGGTGCGCAAGGGCCATTCCGGCCAGATCCGCAAGGCGGTGCAACTGCTGATGCAGGCCAAGCGACCCTATATCTATACCGGCGGTGGTGTGGTGCTGGGCGAGGCCTCCAAAGAACTGCGCGAGTTGGTCGACCTGCTGGGCTATCCCTGCACCAACACGCTGATGGGCCTGGGTTCGATGCCGGCCAGCGACCCGCGTTTCCTGGGCATGCTGGGCATGCACGGCACCTACGAAGCCAATATGACCATGCAGCACTGCGATGTACTGCTGGCCGTGGGCGCGCGCTTCGATGACCGCGTGATCGGCAACCCCAAGCACTTCGGTTCGGTCGAGCGCAAGATCATCCACGTGGACATCGACCCCTCGTCGATCTCCAAGCGGGTGCGCGTCGACATCCCCATCGTCGGCGACGTCAAGGACGTGCTGCAGGAGCTGATCCACCAGATCCGCGAGGCGCAGGCCCGGCCCGATGCTGCCGCGATCAACGCCTGGTGGAGCCAGATCAACGAATGGCGCCGCCGCGACTGCCTGGCCTACAAGTCGTCCAGCGAGGTGATCAAGCCACAGATGGTGGTCGAGACCCTGTGGAACCTGACCAAGGACGACGACACCTACATCACCTCCGACGTCGGTCAGCACCAGATGTGGGCCGCGCAGTTCTACAAGTTCGACGAACCGCGCCGTTGGATCAACTCTGGTGGCCTGGGCACGATGGGCGTGGGCCTGCCCTACGCCATGGGTATCAAGCTGGCCAAGCCGCAGGCCGACGTGTTCTGCATCACCGGCGAGGGCTCGATCCAGATGTGCATCCAGGAGCTGTCGACCTGCAAGCAGTACAACACGCCGGTCAAGGTCGTGTCGCTGAACAACCGCTACCTGGGCATGGTGCGGCAGTGGCAGGAGCTGGACTACGGCAAGCGCTACTCGCACAGCTATATGGAAGCGCTGCCGGACTTCGTCAAGCTGGCCGAGGCCTATGGCCATGTGGGCCTGCTGGTCGAGAAGCCCGGCGATGTCGAGGGCGCGCTGCGCGAAGCGAAGCGCCTGAAGGACCGCACGGTCTTCCTGGACATCCGCACCGATCCGACCGAGAACGTCTGGCCCATGGTCCAGGCGGGCAAGGGCATCTCGGAAATGCTGCTGGGCTCCGAAGACCTGTGA
- a CDS encoding RNA polymerase sigma factor: MATDKELNDFLRGVDRRAFKRTVYLVRDEDAALDIVQDAMIKLAEKYFDRPAEELPLLFQRILSNATMDWFRRQKVRRAVMTNMSDFESGDPDDDFNLLESLETSDGAMGALSAADEVSKAQILQVIEAEVAELPARQREAFLLRYWEELDVAETASVMGCSEGSVKTHCSRAVHALAKSLKAKGITL; encoded by the coding sequence TTGGCCACCGATAAAGAACTGAACGACTTCCTGCGCGGCGTTGACCGCCGTGCCTTCAAGCGCACGGTCTATCTGGTCCGCGACGAGGATGCGGCACTGGACATCGTGCAGGACGCGATGATCAAGCTGGCCGAAAAGTACTTCGACCGACCGGCCGAGGAACTGCCGCTGCTGTTCCAGCGCATCCTGTCCAACGCGACCATGGACTGGTTCCGGCGCCAAAAAGTGCGCAGAGCGGTCATGACCAACATGTCCGATTTCGAGTCAGGGGATCCCGACGACGATTTCAATCTGCTTGAATCACTGGAAACCAGCGATGGGGCCATGGGTGCCCTCAGCGCGGCTGACGAAGTATCCAAGGCCCAAATCTTGCAAGTGATTGAGGCGGAAGTCGCCGAATTGCCGGCGCGTCAACGCGAAGCCTTCCTGCTCCGTTACTGGGAGGAATTGGATGTCGCGGAGACAGCTTCCGTTATGGGTTGCTCGGAAGGCAGTGTGAAAACCCACTGCTCCCGTGCGGTACACGCACTCGCGAAATCGCTGAAGGCAAAGGGGATCACGCTATGA
- a CDS encoding DUF3619 family protein: MNESRQTTHDTDELVSRFASRVTASLDQQMTALPVDITERLRFAREQALTKARRERALAAASAVKAVAVGGGAMALAGNGRSPRWLKLASLLPLLLLIAGLLLIQQSQWYEQITAAAEVDTALLSDKLPPAAYSDPGFKEYLQEDEQQQSRPQLQQQQQPQKQE; encoded by the coding sequence ATGAACGAGTCACGCCAAACGACCCATGACACGGATGAACTGGTGTCGCGCTTCGCTTCGCGCGTGACCGCCAGTCTTGACCAGCAAATGACTGCACTGCCGGTGGACATCACCGAGCGGCTGCGCTTTGCCCGTGAGCAAGCACTGACAAAGGCGCGCCGGGAGCGGGCCTTGGCCGCCGCGTCGGCCGTCAAAGCCGTCGCAGTTGGCGGCGGTGCCATGGCGCTTGCCGGCAATGGACGTTCTCCGCGCTGGCTGAAGCTGGCCTCACTCTTGCCGCTGCTGCTCCTGATCGCCGGCCTGCTGCTGATCCAGCAAAGCCAGTGGTACGAGCAGATCACGGCTGCCGCCGAGGTGGATACTGCGTTGCTCTCCGACAAGCTGCCACCGGCCGCCTATAGCGACCCCGGCTTCAAGGAATATCTGCAGGAAGACGAGCAGCAGCAATCGCGGCCGCAGCTGCAACAACAGCAGCAGCCACAAAAACAAGAGTGA
- a CDS encoding DUF3106 domain-containing protein, which yields MTRRPPLATRFSFAPLTVLLLGLGAVASQAQSSEAAASSAVATKPAASAVATSGARWRGLSGAHQRILAPLEKDWDSLDAQSQGKWLELAGRYNTLPAAEQQRVQERMSEWANTSPAERQRARVGYQGAQQIKVDDRQAKWEAYQSLPAEKRQELAAKAAEKASAASVKVPSPGAGTKSNLVPAASTAPVARPVAPSVLQAKPGATTVLITQAPARPSHQMPGMPKLIADPSLVDPKTLLPRPASAPVQ from the coding sequence ATGACCCGTCGGCCTCCGCTGGCAACCCGGTTTTCTTTTGCCCCCCTCACCGTCCTGTTGTTAGGCCTGGGCGCTGTTGCGTCGCAGGCTCAGTCGAGCGAGGCTGCCGCCAGCAGCGCTGTGGCAACAAAGCCGGCGGCGAGCGCCGTTGCGACATCCGGTGCACGCTGGCGCGGTCTCAGTGGAGCCCATCAACGCATCCTCGCTCCGCTGGAGAAGGATTGGGACAGTCTGGACGCCCAGAGTCAGGGCAAGTGGCTGGAACTTGCCGGACGCTACAACACCCTGCCCGCCGCGGAACAGCAACGGGTTCAGGAACGTATGAGCGAATGGGCCAATACCAGCCCGGCCGAGCGACAACGTGCCCGTGTGGGCTACCAAGGTGCGCAACAAATCAAGGTCGATGACCGGCAGGCCAAATGGGAGGCCTACCAGTCATTGCCGGCCGAGAAACGGCAGGAACTGGCAGCCAAGGCTGCAGAGAAAGCCAGCGCCGCCTCGGTCAAGGTGCCCAGCCCTGGTGCGGGAACCAAGTCCAATCTGGTGCCTGCTGCATCGACGGCGCCTGTGGCGCGCCCCGTCGCCCCGTCTGTCTTGCAGGCCAAGCCCGGGGCAACGACGGTATTGATCACCCAGGCTCCGGCCCGCCCCAGCCACCAGATGCCCGGCATGCCCAAGCTGATTGCCGACCCCAGCCTGGTTGACCCCAAGACCCTGCTGCCCCGGCCCGCCTCGGCACCCGTCCAATGA
- a CDS encoding RDD family protein encodes MPGLARRMACFVYEGVLLFGVVFVSGYLYSTLTQQRNAMQGQHGLQAFLFVVLGVYFIWFWSHGGQTVAMKAWHVRVLTREGLPLSQARAAVRYLLSWLWFMPALVSVYMFGLHGLGAIFGSMAAGVFAYALISYLQPERQFLHDTLCGTRLVTQLPAKR; translated from the coding sequence TTGCCGGGCCTGGCCCGACGCATGGCTTGTTTCGTCTACGAAGGGGTGTTGCTCTTCGGCGTCGTCTTTGTGTCCGGTTACCTGTATTCAACCCTGACCCAGCAACGCAATGCGATGCAGGGCCAGCACGGGTTACAAGCCTTCCTGTTCGTAGTGCTGGGCGTCTACTTCATCTGGTTCTGGTCGCATGGCGGCCAAACGGTGGCCATGAAAGCCTGGCATGTCAGGGTGCTGACCCGTGAGGGCTTGCCGCTGAGCCAGGCCCGTGCTGCGGTTCGCTACCTGCTGTCCTGGTTGTGGTTCATGCCGGCCTTGGTGAGCGTCTACATGTTCGGTTTGCACGGGCTGGGTGCCATCTTCGGCAGCATGGCGGCCGGCGTCTTCGCGTATGCCTTGATCAGCTACCTGCAGCCCGAGCGTCAATTCCTGCACGACACGCTCTGCGGCACACGCCTGGTGACGCAATTGCCCGCCAAGCGATGA
- a CDS encoding diacylglycerol kinase codes for MSKTNPHKGRAGLDRIIHAAGYSMEGLKAAYTGESAFRQETWLCVVATPVAFWLGRNWVEVALLLGSLALLLIVELLNSAVEAAIDRISFDRHELSKRAKDIGSAAVFIALMLCAGIWGTALWQRIAG; via the coding sequence ATGAGCAAGACCAACCCCCACAAGGGCCGCGCCGGCCTGGATCGCATCATTCATGCGGCCGGCTATTCAATGGAAGGATTGAAGGCAGCCTACACAGGTGAAAGCGCTTTCAGGCAGGAAACCTGGCTGTGCGTGGTGGCAACGCCCGTCGCTTTCTGGCTGGGACGCAACTGGGTGGAGGTCGCTCTGCTGCTGGGCTCACTCGCCCTGCTGCTGATCGTCGAGTTGCTGAATTCGGCAGTCGAAGCGGCCATCGACCGGATCTCGTTCGACCGCCATGAACTGTCCAAGCGCGCCAAAGACATTGGCAGCGCCGCCGTGTTCATCGCACTGATGCTCTGTGCCGGCATCTGGGGCACGGCGCTGTGGCAGCGCATCGCCGGCTGA
- a CDS encoding P-II family nitrogen regulator yields MKQITAIIKPFKLDEVREALAEVGASGLTVTEVKGFGRQKGHTELYRGAEYVVDFLPKVKVEVVVKDDEVDRCIDAILKAAKTGKIGDGKIFVTPVEQVVRIRTGETDEAAV; encoded by the coding sequence ATGAAACAGATCACCGCCATCATCAAGCCGTTCAAGCTCGACGAAGTGCGCGAGGCGCTGGCCGAAGTCGGGGCTTCGGGGCTGACGGTCACCGAGGTCAAGGGCTTCGGCCGCCAGAAGGGACATACCGAGCTGTATCGCGGGGCTGAATACGTGGTCGACTTCCTGCCCAAGGTGAAGGTCGAGGTGGTCGTCAAGGACGACGAGGTCGACCGCTGCATCGATGCCATCCTGAAGGCCGCCAAGACCGGCAAGATCGGCGACGGCAAGATCTTCGTCACCCCGGTGGAGCAGGTGGTGCGCATCCGCACCGGCGAGACCGACGAAGCAGCCGTCTGA
- a CDS encoding NAD+ synthase, whose amino-acid sequence MSLKVALAQINVTVGDLAGNAGKIVEWARRAHAEGVHLVLTPELSLCGYPPEDLLLRPAFMQACDDALAGIARALADCEGLHVVVGHPYQREGDLRSRSLSVPRRFNAASVLSKGQVLRTYCKRELPNYQVFDERRYFVSGRDAGEAPVVFEVDGRRFGLLICEDAWFDEPARAAKAAGAELLCVMNASPFHMGKVEEREQRMAERARDVGLPLLYSHLVGGQDEVVFDGASFALDAEGQIAARAPMFQEALTTVDLDAFGRPRGAVTPLPEPEAQVWGALVMGVRDYVGKNGFPGAIIGLSGGIDSALVLAIAVDALGADKVRTVMMPSPYTADISWIDARDMAERLGVRYDEKSIVPMFEAFNAGLASEFEGLALDATEENIQARIRGTLLMALSNKFGSIVLTTGNKSEMATGYCTLYGDMAGGFAVIKDVAKTLVFRLARWKNEQPSRRADGTVGPVIPERIITRPPSAELRPDQKDQDSLPAYEVLDAILAMYMEEDRSIAEIVAAGYSQADVERVTRLIKLNEYKRRQAPVGIRITHRAFGRDWRYPITSKFRA is encoded by the coding sequence ATGTCCCTGAAAGTCGCGCTGGCTCAAATCAATGTCACGGTCGGTGACCTCGCGGGCAATGCCGGCAAGATCGTGGAATGGGCCCGGCGTGCCCATGCCGAGGGTGTGCACCTGGTGCTGACGCCGGAGCTCAGCCTGTGCGGTTACCCGCCCGAAGACCTGCTCCTGCGTCCGGCCTTCATGCAGGCCTGCGACGATGCGCTTGCCGGCATCGCCCGGGCGCTGGCGGATTGCGAAGGTCTGCATGTGGTGGTCGGTCATCCGTATCAGCGCGAGGGCGATCTTAGGTCGCGAAGCCTGAGTGTGCCTCGGCGCTTCAACGCAGCGTCGGTCTTGTCCAAGGGGCAGGTCTTGCGCACCTACTGCAAGCGCGAGCTGCCGAATTACCAGGTCTTCGACGAGCGCCGCTATTTCGTCTCCGGCCGCGATGCGGGTGAAGCGCCTGTGGTGTTCGAAGTCGACGGTCGGCGCTTCGGCCTGCTGATCTGCGAAGACGCCTGGTTCGACGAACCGGCCCGTGCAGCCAAGGCCGCGGGCGCCGAGCTACTGTGCGTGATGAACGCATCGCCCTTCCACATGGGCAAGGTCGAGGAGCGCGAGCAGCGGATGGCGGAGCGGGCCCGCGACGTCGGTCTGCCGCTGCTGTATTCGCACTTGGTCGGCGGCCAGGATGAGGTGGTGTTCGATGGTGCCTCGTTTGCGCTCGATGCCGAAGGGCAAATCGCCGCGCGGGCTCCGATGTTCCAGGAAGCGCTGACGACGGTCGATCTGGATGCGTTTGGTCGGCCGCGTGGTGCGGTGACGCCGCTGCCGGAGCCGGAGGCCCAGGTCTGGGGCGCGTTGGTGATGGGTGTGCGCGACTACGTGGGCAAGAACGGCTTCCCTGGCGCCATCATCGGCTTGTCCGGCGGCATCGATTCGGCCCTGGTGCTGGCCATTGCCGTTGACGCGCTGGGCGCCGACAAGGTTCGGACCGTGATGATGCCTTCGCCATACACGGCCGACATCTCCTGGATCGATGCGCGTGACATGGCCGAGCGCCTGGGCGTGCGCTACGACGAGAAGTCCATCGTGCCGATGTTCGAGGCCTTCAACGCAGGCCTGGCCAGCGAGTTTGAGGGGCTGGCGCTCGACGCTACGGAGGAGAACATCCAGGCGCGCATCCGCGGCACCCTGCTGATGGCCTTGTCGAACAAGTTCGGCTCCATCGTCCTGACCACGGGCAACAAGAGCGAGATGGCAACCGGCTACTGCACGCTCTACGGCGACATGGCTGGCGGCTTTGCAGTCATCAAGGATGTGGCCAAGACGCTGGTGTTCCGGCTGGCGCGATGGAAGAACGAGCAGCCCAGCCGGCGCGCCGACGGCACCGTGGGGCCGGTGATTCCGGAGCGCATCATCACCCGCCCGCCGTCTGCCGAGCTGCGGCCGGACCAGAAGGACCAGGACAGCCTGCCGGCTTACGAGGTGCTGGACGCCATCCTGGCCATGTATATGGAAGAGGACCGTTCCATCGCCGAAATCGTCGCCGCCGGCTATTCGCAAGCCGATGTCGAACGTGTGACGCGGCTGATCAAGCTCAACGAGTACAAGCGGCGTCAGGCACCGGTGGGAATCCGCATCACCCACCGGGCGTTCGGCCGCGATTGGCGCTATCCGATCACCTCGAAGTTCCGTGCTTAA